GGCTCAGGCGGTCTCCCCCCGCGCGGTGCCGCGGACGCGCACCGCGAGGGCCGCGACATCGTCACTGAGTCCGCCGCCGTGCCGGAGGAGATCCCGGTGAAGCCGGTCGAGCAGCGCCCTGGGGCTGTCCGGGTCCTGGCGGCGCATCCAGTCCTGCAGGGCGAAGAACTCCCCTTCGCAGTTGCGGCACTCGATGACGCCGTCGGTGTAGAAGAGCAGCTGGTCACCGGGGGCGCAGACGATCGTGTCGGTGGTGTAGTCGGTACCGATGAGCGCCGCGAGGTTGAGCATCGGCGAGGCCGTGCTCGGCGCCAGGACGCGCAGCTCGCCGCCGCGCAGGAGCATGGGCGGCGGATGCCCGCAGTTCAGCAGCCTGAGGCAGTCGCCCTGGTGCGGGAACTCGGCGAGCACCACGGTGGTGAACTGCTCCAGCAGGTCCTCCCCGGGCTGCGTGCAGCTGTGCCGGGTGCTGCTGGTGTCGAGGCGGCGGACGATATCCTCCAGGGTCGGCTCGTCGTAGGCGGCCTCCCGGAAGCAGTTGACCACCGCCGCGGCCGCTCCCACGGCGGGCAGACCCTTGCCGCGCACGTCGCCGATGATCAGTCGCACACCGTACGGGGTGGCGACGACTTCGTAGAAGTCCCCGCCGATGCAGGCCTGCGCGGCGGCCGCCACGTACATCGACTCGATCTCGAGGCGGCCGACCCGGCGGGGCAGCGGACGCAGGAGCACCTTCTGCGCCGCGTCGGCGACCAGCCGGAGCTGGAGAAAAGCCTGTTCTCGCAGGATGCGGACATGGCAGGCGTAGGCGGCGGCCACCGTGACGGCGGCGATGGCGCCCACGGTGAACCAGGTGCCCAGGTCGGGGTAGACAAGGCTCAGCCCGATCATGATCGCGACGCAGACCGCTCCGAGCAGAACGGTGGGCAGCACGGGCCAGACGGACGCGGCGAGGGCCGGCACGGCGGTCAGCAGCCGGCTGAAGGCGACCTTTCTCGGAGTGGAGAACGCCAGGCACGTGATGACCACAGTCAGGATCAGCGGTGAGAGCAGGGCCGGACTCCACCGCTTACGAAGCGGACGTCGAGGCCGCATCCACCCGATCCAGGGCATAAAAGGGATCATAACGGCATATGCCACACAGGCGACTTAAGACGCGTCGGGGGCGGGTGGCATCAGCGGTCAGGGGCAGGCGTGGTTGCCGTGCTCGAGTTGTACGCGCAGACCGGGGATGCTGATGGTGCCGGCGGAGAGGGCCACGGCGTTCGACCGCACGTCCGTCAGGGTGGCCGACACGGCCTGCTGGCTGACGCCGTCGGGATCGAAGAACCGCGAGTCCCGGTCTCCGGGCCTGACAGGACCCTTCGTGATCGCGCCTTGAGCGACGCCGATGTCCAGGCCGGTGAAGGTCGCGCCCTGGGCCGTCTCGGAGGTCGCGTCGATGAACAGGTCGGACGCCTCAGCCGGCCGGCCACCGCCGGTGAGGCGCAGGGTCTGCGTGCCCAGCACCGGGATGTCGACGACGTAGGACTGGCACAGCCCGCGGATCGTGGCACGCCGGAAGCCGCTGACCATGACCGGGACGAGGCCGTGTTTCCTGGTCACG
This genomic interval from Streptomyces sp. NBC_00557 contains the following:
- a CDS encoding DUF6230 family protein codes for the protein MSHCAGRTRWRRFAVVLLPSVAACAAVCVAMAQGVLAASFLVSGRPFQVTADSLTARGFSLYGMVDVTRKHGLVPVMVSGFRRATIRGLCQSYVVDIPVLGTQTLRLTGGGRPAEASDLFIDATSETAQGATFTGLDIGVAQGAITKGPVRPGDRDSRFFDPDGVSQQAVSATLTDVRSNAVALSAGTISIPGLRVQLEHGNHACP
- a CDS encoding PP2C family protein-serine/threonine phosphatase translates to MRPRRPLRKRWSPALLSPLILTVVITCLAFSTPRKVAFSRLLTAVPALAASVWPVLPTVLLGAVCVAIMIGLSLVYPDLGTWFTVGAIAAVTVAAAYACHVRILREQAFLQLRLVADAAQKVLLRPLPRRVGRLEIESMYVAAAAQACIGGDFYEVVATPYGVRLIIGDVRGKGLPAVGAAAAVVNCFREAAYDEPTLEDIVRRLDTSSTRHSCTQPGEDLLEQFTTVVLAEFPHQGDCLRLLNCGHPPPMLLRGGELRVLAPSTASPMLNLAALIGTDYTTDTIVCAPGDQLLFYTDGVIECRNCEGEFFALQDWMRRQDPDSPRALLDRLHRDLLRHGGGLSDDVAALAVRVRGTARGETA